The DNA window CCCTAATCTTTATCCTGTGCTATAAGTCTACTACGTTTTTAATCCGAGACCATGGAGATTTAAGATGAAATTACAAATCAACAACAATAGACTTACAATCACTTCTTAGAAATTGTAGCCCCGTTTGAAAAtgcttttcttttttgtttttgtatctgAATTTGTATCCAGATACGTTAGAAAACTAAACTTAGTTAGAGACATTCAAAATTTGATCCTCAATAACTACAATGCACAAAATTCTACTAGTATCTTGAGTTGGCAATTAGAAGAATGATATGAACTTTCAGggatataaatattcttattaggaccaaaaacaaaatttttaacttTGCCTTCATAGGCTTGactcaaatcaaaataaaatattaggaCCAGAGAAAGCAGTTAACTCTCATAGATTTGACTCAAATTAAAAGGAAAATTATTACTTACTGAGCAGCTTCTTCGTTCAGATGCTTTTGCAATTTACTGTATAATTTCACAGGAAGAGAGTCAACAATTTCATCAGGTGCTGGAACTGATCCAATTGAAGAAAGAGAAGGCTGAGAAGAAAGAACAACTGATTGCTGGTGAATTTCATCCAGAACCTAGCAAAGGTCATGAGGACATTAGTTTTAACCCTAGGACACAATTAAGAAAGAACAACTTTTGAAGGATGAAGATTTACCTCAAATAAAGCTTCAGCTAGCATGACAATTCTTGATATGCTAGCCCTAGCACTACTATCTTCATTGGAATTAAGATCACGAACACCATTTCGACATCCACAACGACCCATCCGATTTTGACCAGATAATATGCAAGACCTTTCATGTCCAGAAAAGTTCTCAAAACGACTTCCCAAACGCTGAAGTGCATGAACCTAGCATGTGTAGTATAGATATGAATATGAGATAGTGGAGTAGAATAGAAGATGAAAGAAATGAATTCATCCAGTTAAATAATGCCTGTTTTGGTGTCACATTTTGGCAACTTgctaaaaatacaataaattctACATTTGGCATAACACTTCAtccagaagaaaaaaaatgtaatcacAGTCCAAAATTTTGGTTCACCTTTAGGCCTATTGTTCTAAATGTtcttaagtaaaaataattatatggtGAAATGCCACACGTGTCATTACTCTTTATCCTCCAACCcaataatcaatataaaaagTAGCTGAaatattttataccaaatgagATATCATCTAGTTTAATCACACTTCTCacacccaaaaaaaaaacatttctacTTTTTACTTTGATTGGGATAGAGATTATGACAAAATATCAGTTTCCAAAAGAGGTTCAGTAGGTTTATGTGGCTGAAAATGAGCTAGCTCATGCAAACTTTTATCATTCACATTTGCATGAAAATCTTGGCAGAATGGATAAACAAGAGCTCAAGTGGCAAGGGCTTTGGTCTCAGGTTGGATTCTCAATAAGAATGCTCTAAATTAAAGGGGGTCATCATGCTAGACACTCTCGGGAATAATCCTGGGTCACAAAAAAAACAAGTGAAGaaaattgttttgatttgttGTTTAAATTCTTACGTATTCAGAGGCTGTTTCTAGCAAAGAATATATAAACGTTCAGTGAGACAGCAAACAAACCTGTGAAcgaattcttcttcttctttcaagGAAATTTGATCTATGTTCCAATAAATCATGATACCTTGTCTCCCGTCTGTATGGTCCATCCACTCTCCTATCTCGATTTCTGTACAATGATTCATCAACAGGAATTTCAGGAACCATGAATGACTCAGAAGATGACACTTCCGTTCTTCCACTCCACTCTTCAGCTACTACACCAGGATGATTTACATCTATAGCATCCTGTGCCGGTTGCAAAGGAGAGAATGGCAAGTAAGGAGTTGACCTACGAATAACTCTGTCTCGAAGCCTTCCAACACTTAATGTTCTACTAAACCGAACATTACGTTCAGCTGCAGGTTCCCATGATTCATTCCTCCTCACAGCATTTCTTGTCTCCAGGCATTCTATTTCGTTGTTTCTAGAGGTATGCAAATCTTCACTACTTGTATCTTGAATAGAAAATTCTTGACCATCTCGTGCAGCCTTACTCTCGTTATCCATACCACAGGAAGAGCCATGTTGTAGACAGGACTCTTCTTGTTTGCTTGAAACGGGTAaagtggaagaagaagaagatacaGGACATGCCCTTGAGGAACCTATACTTGCTGTTCGGCTAAGTCTGAAGCTTATACTACCTGGTAAGAAGCTAAAGCGTGAAAGTAAATGTCTTGAAGGGCTTCGGGACCTAGAAGAGGAAGCTCGAGAGAAGCTACTACCAGTTCTAGTAGAAGTATCTAATGACCTTGACTGGCCCCATTCATCAATCACAGAATTGGAAgataaacttgtcaagtcatCTTGTGGCTGAATTCCATTAGTTTTCCCATTGAATTCAACTTTTGTTTGGTCTGTGTACAAAGTAGTCGGGTTTGTGCATGAACAGTCTCGgccattttctttattttgatgGTTGTGAACCTgttcaatgaaaaaaataaaatcatgagTGAATTTACCCATGAGGATAAAGGCAACATAATACATGCAACATACTagataaatgaaaattatgtAGATATGAATAACCAGTCATAATTCCAGATTATGTGGTTGTTTCTATTATATGCTGTAACGAAGCCGCTAAAAATAATTAGGATTCTATTTTGGGACAATAACTTTCCCAACCCCAAACCCGACACAAATTTTCATTATTGTATCTTCCCTCCTTGAACCTGTATATACCTAGAAATGTAAGTCAAGCTGAAAGGAAGCACATGTTAACAACTGAGCTTTGAAGAAGTTAGGCTTGTCTAAATTTTGTCAAATTGAGCTTGAAGTCAGGCTGGTATAAGAAAGATATAACAAGCCGAGCTAACATAGAGTTCTTTGATATACATTTTTCATATCATGATCCcaaaaaaatctacatttgttatgtttgcaaAATCTAAACATAATCTGGATAATGAtccaaaacaattataaatataatatatataccaaCTGAAGccaaaaattacaatataacTAGATCATTATCCATAGAATATTTTTATACCAACTAAAGCCAAAAATCACACTAAAGTCTAGATTATGATCTAGAAAATATCTTATACCAAATGAGAAAATTAACAAAGATTTTGATAAAAGACCAGTTTTTAAATAGGCTATGAAAGTATGCATCTCATTAGCACCCCTGGCAGTAATAGCTGGTTGTGGCAACATTgaagtttgaaaagaagatttTCTCAAGagaaaaaatggtttgaaaagAAGTTGTAGCAATGGATTGTtggaaaataaatatgataaaatggGATGTAAGCTACTATACAATTAAGAAACCACATCTAAGAAGCCTTCCCAAAAGGTCAAATTCGAAGAAGACAATCTAGGGAGTGGGTGGTATAGCTTAGCTTAGAAGATGcaacaaaaaaatatgacatgGAGTCTATTGTTTATCACATTTTCTGATCCGAGTCTGTATGTCAAAATCTACAAAAAGAAAATGGTAAAAAATCACAATGCTCTAAAAGATTATATGAATCATGATCCAGAAAtaattatgaaactaaaaatcACAATGTAATCTGGATCATGatcatttaaaagaaaacagAAAGTTTAACTTTGGCAATTTTCAATGAATCCATATTTGTGACAAAGATTGTAACTAAATACAAATTTTCATCATAACCAGATGATCCATTCATCATTATTTCCCTCCCTCCATCAATCCAActctttctatatatatatgatacgTTAAGATTCTTGTATTTCGTTTGAACATTGCAGTCTGCATTGATTTTCTCACTGCATGTTAGTTGTTTTTCAGTAAACCAAAAAAAACGTTTAGTAGAACAGAAAGAGTTTATAATTAAACTAGTTGTTATCTATGAAACAGAAGGAGTTCAACCAATTTTTCATGATTTCAAATATGGAGAGAAATACGCATAAGGTAGAAGATCTAAGAGCATAATATCTAAAGAGGTATAACCTGTTCGTCGTTGTCGCTATCGTGAGAAGCAGAAGATGGAACAAGACAAGAAGGCTGGAAGATTCTTCTTCCTTTAGATCGGGTCTTCCGAACTGCGGAGGAGGAAGACGACAaggatgaagaaaaagaagaagatgtcTCTGCAGCATTGGACTTGCTACTGTTAGATCCCATCGTATCTGCTCACCCCAGAACGAAAAAGGTCGATCTGTTACATCCCCATTTTATGAAGGGGGAGGGAGATATCAGAGATCCCGATTTCAGTCATAAATGTGGATTGTGATTGAATTGCATTTCCGAGAGGCTTGTGGTGATGAGCGCCTGATCTGTCTGTATCGTACGAATGCATATTCAGCTGGATGCGTTG is part of the Impatiens glandulifera chromosome 1, dImpGla2.1, whole genome shotgun sequence genome and encodes:
- the LOC124919643 gene encoding probable E3 ubiquitin-protein ligase HIP1 isoform X1, translating into MGSNSSKSNAAETSSSFSSSLSSSSSAVRKTRSKGRRIFQPSCLVPSSASHDSDNDEQVHNHQNKENGRDCSCTNPTTLYTDQTKVEFNGKTNGIQPQDDLTSLSSNSVIDEWGQSRSLDTSTRTGSSFSRASSSRSRSPSRHLLSRFSFLPGSISFRLSRTASIGSSRACPVSSSSSTLPVSSKQEESCLQHGSSCGMDNESKAARDGQEFSIQDTSSEDLHTSRNNEIECLETRNAVRRNESWEPAAERNVRFSRTLSVGRLRDRVIRRSTPYLPFSPLQPAQDAIDVNHPGVVAEEWSGRTEVSSSESFMVPEIPVDESLYRNRDRRVDGPYRRETRYHDLLEHRSNFLERRRRIRSQVHALQRLGSRFENFSGHERSCILSGQNRMGRCGCRNGVRDLNSNEDSSARASISRIVMLAEALFEVLDEIHQQSVVLSSQPSLSSIGSVPAPDEIVDSLPVKLYSKLQKHLNEEAAQCYICLVEYEEGDSMRVLPCHHEFHTTCIDKWLKEIHRVCPLCRGDICRSDLRPVGN
- the LOC124919643 gene encoding uncharacterized protein LOC124919643 isoform X2, producing the protein MGSNSSKSNAAETSSSFSSSLSSSSSAVRKTRSKGRRIFQPSCLVPSSASHDSDNDEQVHNHQNKENGRDCSCTNPTTLYTDQTKVEFNGKTNGIQPQDDLTSLSSNSVIDEWGQSRSLDTSTRTGSISFRLSRTASIGSSRACPVSSSSSTLPVSSKQEESCLQHGSSCGMDNESKAARDGQEFSIQDTSSEDLHTSRNNEIECLETRNAVRRNESWEPAAERNVRFSRTLSVGRLRDRVIRRSTPYLPFSPLQPAQDAIDVNHPGVVAEEWSGRTEVSSSESFMVPEIPVDESLYRNRDRRVDGPYRRETRYHDLLEHRSNFLERRRRIRSQVHALQRLGSRFENFSGHERSCILSGQNRMGRCGCRNGVRDLNSNEDSSARASISRIVMLAEALFEVLDEIHQQSVVLSSQPSLSSIGSVPAPDEIVDSLPVKLYSKLQKHLNEEAAQCYICLVEYEEGDSMRVLPCHHEFHTTCIDKWLKEIHRVCPLCRGDICRSDLRPVGN